Proteins from one Camelina sativa cultivar DH55 chromosome 8, Cs, whole genome shotgun sequence genomic window:
- the LOC109125872 gene encoding probable receptor-like protein kinase At5g24010: MAILYSRIVFPLFVFLLSSSVFASSFSPSDEYLVNCGSDVDSTVVDSTVVDNRRFVGDANAKFFSSEDSIALRGGSPNVPQIYRTARVFPRQGKYKFNVNEEGTHMVRLHFNRLNSSRINLDDALFHVTVNGHVVLSNFSGDESRVVREFLIWVHVGELVIRFVPSKDSKFAFVNAIEVISAPKDLVADVATSVSRDGTERFNGLAKQAMEVMYRINVGGRKVTPFNDTLWRT; encoded by the coding sequence ATGGCGATCCTCTACTCAAGGATCGTATTCCCTCTCTTTGTCTTccttctatcttcttctgtatttgcctcttctttctctccttccgATGAGTACCTCGTCAACTGTGGTTCCGACGTTGACTCCACCGTCGTCGACTCCACCGTCGTCGACAACCGCCGGTTCGTCGGAGACGCAAACGCGAAGTTCTTCTCATCTGAAGATTCAATCGCTCTCCGAGGAGGATCTCCGAACGTCCCACAGATCTACAGAACCGCTAGGGTTTTCCCGCGACAGGGGAAATACAAGTTCAATGTCAACGAGGAAGGCACTCATATGGTACGTCTCCATTTCAATCGTCTCAATTCCTCTAGGATCAATCTCGATGACGCTCTCTTTCACGTCACCGTCAACGGTCATGTCGTGCTTAGCAATTTTAGCGGCGATGAATCTAGGGTGGTTAGAGAATTCTTGATTTGGGTCCATGTTGGTGAGCTTGTTATCAGGTTCGTTCCTAGTAAAGATTCGAAATTCGCATTCGTTAACGCCATCGAAGTTATATCTGCGCCTAAGGATTTGGTTGCTGACGTTGCAACCTCTGTATCTCGCGATGGAACTGAGAGGTTCAATGGTTTAGCTAAGCAAGCTATGGAAGTTATGTACAGAATCAATGTTGGTGGTAGAAAAGTTACTCCTTTTAATGACACGTTGTGGAGGACTTGA
- the LOC109124955 gene encoding probable receptor-like protein kinase At4g39110 produces the protein MSWDFPVSAGYKYLIRMHFCDIASKSLGRLYFNVFINGNVAYQDFDISYAADDVLASPYYIDFVVDPTTADYNNNKNSPSGSSITVSVGPSNKTSVDEHGVDAILNGVEIMKMNNSMGSLDGYVSADMILNTCPNRRNVSIFIAMLAFMCIFMSFYIVARRKKARDNYGWTKLSMDGLEDNNPKSGNQLIARKA, from the coding sequence ATGAGTTGGGATTTCCCAGTGAGTGCAGGTTACAAGTATCTCATTCGGATGCATTTCTGTGACATAGCTAGCAAATCACTCGGCAGGCTatatttcaatgttttcatTAACGGGAACGTGGCGTACCAAGATTTTGATATCTCATACGCTGCTGATGATGTCCTTGCTTCTCCGTATTACATTGATTTCGTTGTCGATCCTACTACTGCTGattacaacaataacaaaaacagCCCTTCAGGATCGTCGATAACAGTAAGTGTTGGACCATCAAACAAGACTAGTGTTGATGAACACGGAGTTGATGCGATATTGAACGGTGTTGAGATCATGAAGATGAATAACTCAATGGGTAGTCTTGATGGGTATGTTTCAGCAGATATGATTCTGAATACTTGCCCGAATCGAAGAAACGTAAGCATATTTATCGCAATGTTGGCatttatgtgtatttttatgAGCTTCTACATTGTGGCTCGAAGGAAGAAAGCTAGGGATAACTATGGCTGGACTAAGCTGTCCATGGACGGCCTTGAAGATAATAATCCCAAGTCCGGGAATCAATTGATAGCAAGAAAGGCTTGA
- the LOC104709065 gene encoding ferric reduction oxidase 2-like, which translates to MDNSKKVSATNPSAGDEFKDVIKGLIKLFMLVIVLGFIFIWIVMPTMVYRTEWLNPVMRTEFGTSTFFGAIGLTFFMFMFPMVLLACLGCLYLHLKKPKTTNPLVREKITEGGVLAAMRRPMLVKGPLRIVSATELILFAMFVALLLWEFFMYMRNAFPTITPQSAAKHHQKLWQAKLEAMAIRIGLVGNCCLAFLFIPVVRGSSLLPVIGLTSESSIKYHIWLGHMLMTLFTAHGLCFIVYWASMNEISQMVSWGKTEMSNVAGEITLLSGLVMWATTYPSIRRRFFEVFFYTHYLYIVFMLFYVLHVGVAFCFITFPGFYIFMVDRFLRFLQSRDNIRLSSARVLPANTVELTFFKNKGLVYNPTSILFVNIPSISKMQWHPFTITSSSNLEADKLSVVIKSEGKWSTKLYQLLSSSDHTDSSLSVSVEGPYGPVSTDFLRYYIYPIDQNKNMYNAASRSILYLLVLCVSIMVTSSAAVLWNKKKYNAESSKQVQNVDVQSPTLSPSSWANREIESSPQESLVQCTNLHFGERPDLKKYLLGTKGSSVGVMVCGPEKMRQEVATICSSGLAENLHFESISFSW; encoded by the exons atGGACAACAGCAAAAAAGTTTCAGCAACAAACCCATCAGCGGGAGATGAGTTCAAAGATGTGATTAAGGGATTGATTAAGCTCTTCATGCTGGTGATTGTCCTAGGATTCATCTTCATTTGGATCGTTATGCCAACCATGGTCTATCGAACCGAGTGGCTAAACCCTGTCATGCGTACCGAGTTTGGTACATCGACTTTTTTTGGTGCAATAG GCTTGACGTTTTTCATGTTCATGTTCCCTATGGTCCTCTTGGCTTGTTTGGGATGTCTCTACCTTCACTTGAAGAAACCAAAGACTACTAATCCTCTCGTTAG AGAGAAGATAACCGAGGGAGGCGTGTTAGCAGCCATGAGAAGGCCGATGCTGGTCAAAGGGCCACTGAGGATAGTCTCAGCTACCGAGTTAATCTTGTTTGCAATGTTTGTGGCTCTTCTTCTTTGGGAATTTTTCATGTACATGCGCAATGCTTTCCCTACCATTACTCCTCAATCAGCCGCTAAACATCACCAAAAACT atggcaAGCGAAGTTGGAGGCAATGGCAATAAGGATAGGGCTAGTCGGTAATTGTTGTCTAGCTTTCCTATTCATACCTGTGGTGCGTGGGTCATCATTGCTTCCGGTTATAGGGCTGACGTCGGAGTCAAGCATCAAGTACCATATTTGGCTTGGTCACATGCTCATGACCCTATTCACCGCTCATGGTCTCTGTTTCATTGTCTATTGGGCCTCAATGAATGAAATTTCTCAGATGGTGAGTTGGGGTAAGACCGAGATGTCGAATGTTGCCGGAGAGATAACTTTGCTGTCTGGACTTGTGATGTGGGCCACTACATATCCGTCGATTAGAAGGAGATTCTTTGAAGTGTTCTTCTATACTCACTACCTTTACATCGTCTTCATGCTCTTCTACGTCCTCCACGTAGGCGTCGCCTTCTGCTTTATCACCTTCCCTGGTTTCTATATCTTCATGGTCGATCGTTTCTTGAGGTTTCTACAGTCACGTGACAATATTCGATTGAGCTCTGCACGTGTTCTTCCTGCCAATACCGTTGAACTCACTTTCTTCAAAAACAAAG GATTGGTTTATAATCCGACGAGCATATTGTTTGTGAACATACCGAGCATTTCGAAGATGCAATGGCACCCATTTACGATTACTTCTAGCAGTAACCTCGAAGCAGATAAGCTAAGCGTTGTGATTAAGAGCGAAGGGAAATGGTCTACAAAGCTTTACcagttgctttcttcttctgatcacaCCGATAgttctctttctgtttctgtGGAAGGACCCTATGGACCTGTTTCAACAGATTTCTTAAG ATACTACATTTACCCGATCGATCAAAATAAGAACATGTACAATGCCGCGTCAAGATCAATCCTTTATCTTCTGGTCCTCTGTGTTAGCATCATGGTGACTTCAAGTGCAGCTGTATTGTGGAATAAGAAGAAGTACAATGCTGAGAGCAGTAAACAGGTCCAAAACGTCGACGTACAGAGCCCAACATTATCTCCTAGCTCATGGGCTAACAGAGAAATTGAAAGTAGTCCTCAAGAGTCACTTGTTCAATGCACCAACCTCCACTTCGGTGAAAGACCAGACCTCAAGA AGTATCTACTTGGGACCAAAGGTTCAAGCGTAGGAGTGATGGTGTGCGGTCCAGAGAAGATGAGGCAAGAAGTGGCCACGATTTGTTCATCTGGTTTGGCTGAGAATCTTCACTTTGAATCCATCAGCTTCAGCTGGTGA
- the LOC104705291 gene encoding E3 ubiquitin-protein ligase RHA1B-like, with protein MGFSYGGAGVIIVGVILNDFIRTVRSFLDHPRLFGVYWSESSGRRSTISSGTNKIPIDDMLPATTFEEMSSRVNPPPESCRICQEEFDCGEEVRCLRNCVHVYHKTCIDRWIQDDKMTCPLCRTPIVPDFYFFRL; from the coding sequence ATGGGATTTTCTTACGGCGGCGCCGGAGTTATCATTGTTGGAGTTATTCTGAATGATTTTATCAGAACCGTTCGTTCTTTTCTTGATCATCCTCGTTTGTTTGGTGTTTACTGGTCGGAATCTTCGGGGAGGAGGAGTACAATCAGCTCCGGTACAAACAAGATTCCGATAGACGATATGCTCCCGGCGACAACATTCGAGGAGATGTCGTCAAGGGTGAATCCGCCGCCGGAGAGCTGCCGGATATGTCAAGAAGAGTTCGACTGCGGCGAAGAAGTCCGGTGTTTGAGGAACTGCGTACATGTATATCACAAGACGTGTATTGACCGTTGGATCCAAGACGATAAGATGACATGTCCTTTGTGTCGGACCCCCATCGTCcctgatttctatttttttcgtttgtaa